From one Oscillatoria sp. FACHB-1407 genomic stretch:
- a CDS encoding alpha/beta hydrolase, with the protein MKSLFASFRWLSLSVVGLLLVAYGGICLYLYFRQTRFIFFPSPYIETTPDEFGMAYEDVWLSVGNGNPPAQLHSWWIPAQSTSRGVVLYLHGNGANIGANVAQAERFHRLGLSVLLIDYRGYGKSTGGFPSEVKVYEDAAIAWNYLTQERQIPPQQILLYGHSLGGAIATQLAIQQPDAAGLIVQCSFTSIREMTNRMPPYRLLPIDLVLTQRFDSIHKVPRLQMPVLFIHGIADTEVPADMSQSLFDAAPEPKRLWLVPGAGHNNVGDTAGAEYLRVVEQFVQETIPNPAVID; encoded by the coding sequence ATGAAAAGCTTATTTGCGTCGTTTCGCTGGTTGTCTCTGAGTGTAGTGGGGTTGCTGCTCGTTGCCTATGGCGGGATTTGTCTCTATCTCTATTTTCGACAGACCCGCTTCATTTTCTTTCCATCCCCTTACATTGAGACGACTCCTGACGAGTTTGGCATGGCGTATGAGGATGTGTGGTTGTCTGTGGGCAATGGCAATCCCCCTGCCCAGCTACATAGCTGGTGGATTCCGGCGCAATCAACGTCACGAGGTGTTGTGTTATATCTGCATGGCAACGGTGCCAATATCGGTGCCAATGTCGCTCAGGCAGAGCGATTTCATCGGTTAGGGCTATCGGTGTTGTTGATCGACTATCGTGGCTATGGCAAGAGCACAGGCGGTTTTCCCTCGGAGGTGAAGGTCTATGAAGATGCAGCGATCGCCTGGAATTATCTGACGCAGGAACGGCAGATTCCGCCGCAACAGATTTTGCTGTACGGGCATTCCCTGGGAGGGGCGATCGCCACTCAATTAGCCATTCAGCAGCCCGATGCAGCCGGGTTGATTGTGCAGTGTTCGTTCACCTCCATTCGGGAGATGACCAACCGTATGCCGCCTTATCGTCTGTTACCAATCGATCTCGTGTTGACTCAACGGTTTGACTCAATTCACAAAGTGCCCCGTTTACAAATGCCAGTGTTGTTTATTCATGGCATAGCAGATACGGAAGTCCCGGCGGATATGAGTCAGAGCTTGTTTGATGCGGCTCCTGAACCGAAACGACTCTGGCTAGTCCCTGGGGCAGGGCATAACAATGTGGGAGATACCGCAGGAGCAGAATACTTGCGAGTGGTGGAGCAATTCGTGCAGGAAACGATCCCTAATCCAGCAGTGATTGATTAA
- a CDS encoding Mini-ribonuclease 3: MPPAALAYVGDAVYELYIRTYYLMPPKRLQAYHKQVVDQVRAEGQARHLRSLEPHLTAVELEVIKRGRNAATNRPKRVDPDVYQQATGLEALIGYLYLTDLHRLMHLLGQLEFDVPPGDSLEI, encoded by the coding sequence TTGCCACCAGCCGCTTTAGCTTATGTTGGGGATGCAGTTTACGAACTATATATTCGGACTTACTACCTGATGCCACCTAAGCGGTTGCAGGCTTATCATAAACAGGTAGTTGATCAAGTGCGGGCGGAGGGACAAGCGCGACATTTGCGATCGCTTGAACCCCATCTGACTGCGGTTGAGTTAGAAGTTATCAAACGAGGACGAAACGCCGCTACAAATCGACCCAAGCGGGTAGATCCAGATGTTTATCAACAAGCGACTGGATTAGAAGCTTTGATTGGGTATTTATACCTCACTGATCTCCATCGATTAATGCATCTGCTGGGGCAACTAGAGTTTGATGTGCCTCCAGGTGATTCATTGGAGATTTGA
- a CDS encoding family 2 glycosyl transferase, with product MVWQLCIQYANGSERVLRSYKTREAALKCVDAIYSQGYPLHIAYVVRCAQAFTAQQVA from the coding sequence ATGGTTTGGCAACTATGTATTCAATATGCGAATGGATCTGAGCGAGTTTTGCGCTCCTACAAAACACGAGAAGCTGCACTGAAGTGTGTGGATGCTATCTATTCGCAGGGCTATCCTCTACATATTGCCTATGTCGTTCGTTGCGCTCAAGCCTTTACGGCTCAGCAGGTGGCTTAA
- a CDS encoding STAS domain-containing protein: MPDTLTLTVSLRGTREVRENYQLFRLAGLLDAFSEPTFRKVLDKFVEEGPPNFILDLSQIDFVDSSGLGALVQLVKKAQSAGGTLQIITNPRVTQTVKLVRLEQFLSLQTSVDVAIENLKKS, translated from the coding sequence ATCCCTGATACACTAACCCTGACCGTTAGCCTGAGAGGCACGCGCGAAGTTAGGGAAAATTATCAACTATTTCGTCTTGCCGGACTGTTGGACGCCTTCTCTGAGCCAACGTTTCGGAAGGTGCTCGACAAGTTTGTAGAGGAAGGTCCACCCAATTTCATCCTGGATCTTTCGCAGATTGATTTTGTGGACAGTTCTGGGCTGGGTGCCCTTGTGCAACTTGTGAAAAAAGCGCAAAGTGCCGGAGGAACCCTGCAAATTATCACGAATCCTCGTGTCACTCAGACTGTTAAGCTCGTTCGCCTGGAGCAGTTCTTATCACTGCAAACGTCAGTTGATGTTGCTATAGAGAATCTTAAGAAAAGCTGA
- a CDS encoding serine hydrolase, giving the protein MTLMLAGAMVAFPLRSIAPVLETPYTEELEDPQIQSLEDLYQIRDRLRAELESPAATPTLTGIGIFSAPTTLLQELQAVEIRIQVEETAEKNWDRARQLADEASDLETRSDDSPETIKNIYSLWQEAVNALKQVPQDTFLTTEATTRLEEYEKNLSAASYNYDTSRSGFLKAIAERTELPPEDVFITVCNLAGECRRWQGNKTPASPASLIKMPVAIALMEKVATDNINLDTKITVSRGNYTEDASDIWVGSEYTLRKLLERMINQSSNIATNQLIDYLGRDYINQVMRDRGFPVTFVDYKLVGESTFPANAGSRPNRFNTDEMTEMMRQIYAQEHPGDDVLIEILASQYDTVLGYDGLRSTRAIWMGEKTGQNSKMLGTTLAFTVNGEYYVATVALNYTANERALRRCINDIAKHIEQQGHL; this is encoded by the coding sequence ATGACCCTGATGTTGGCAGGGGCGATGGTTGCTTTTCCACTGCGATCGATCGCGCCCGTTTTAGAAACACCCTACACTGAAGAACTCGAAGATCCTCAAATTCAATCCCTGGAAGACCTGTATCAGATCCGCGATCGCCTCCGGGCTGAGCTTGAGTCTCCGGCAGCAACCCCCACTCTGACAGGAATCGGTATTTTCTCGGCTCCAACGACCCTCTTACAAGAGTTGCAAGCCGTTGAGATTCGCATTCAAGTTGAAGAAACCGCTGAAAAAAATTGGGATCGGGCACGTCAACTGGCAGACGAAGCCAGTGATTTAGAAACGCGATCGGATGACTCTCCTGAAACGATTAAAAATATTTATTCCCTCTGGCAAGAAGCCGTCAATGCTCTTAAGCAAGTCCCTCAGGACACTTTCTTGACGACTGAGGCAACAACCAGGCTAGAGGAGTATGAAAAGAATTTATCCGCTGCTTCCTACAACTACGACACATCGCGATCGGGCTTCCTCAAGGCGATCGCCGAACGAACAGAGCTACCTCCCGAAGATGTGTTTATCACCGTCTGTAACCTGGCAGGGGAGTGTCGCCGCTGGCAAGGCAACAAAACGCCGGCGAGTCCTGCTAGCTTGATTAAAATGCCCGTGGCGATCGCCCTGATGGAAAAAGTCGCTACTGACAACATCAACCTTGACACCAAGATCACAGTCAGTCGGGGCAACTACACTGAGGATGCCTCTGATATCTGGGTGGGGTCTGAATACACGCTCCGCAAACTGCTGGAACGCATGATCAACCAGAGCAGCAATATTGCAACTAACCAGTTGATCGACTATCTGGGACGCGATTACATTAACCAGGTCATGCGCGATCGCGGCTTTCCGGTTACGTTTGTGGATTACAAACTGGTAGGGGAGAGCACCTTTCCCGCCAATGCAGGGTCAAGACCCAATCGCTTCAACACGGACGAGATGACCGAGATGATGCGGCAAATCTACGCTCAAGAGCATCCCGGAGATGACGTTTTGATCGAGATTCTGGCAAGCCAATATGACACTGTGTTGGGCTACGACGGCTTGCGAAGCACCAGAGCAATTTGGATGGGCGAAAAAACCGGGCAGAACTCCAAAATGTTGGGCACTACCCTGGCGTTTACCGTTAATGGTGAATATTACGTCGCAACCGTTGCCCTCAACTACACCGCCAACGAACGGGCATTGCGCCGTTGCATTAACGACATCGCCAAACACATTGAGCAGCAAGGGCACTTGTAG
- the gatA gene encoding Asp-tRNA(Asn)/Glu-tRNA(Gln) amidotransferase subunit GatA, which produces MPSIRELHDQLTRKERSAVEITQATLDRIQALEPKLRSFLYITAEQALEQAKQVDAQLANGETLGPLTGIPVAVKDNMCTQGIPTTCGSKILQNFVPPYESTVTARLRAAGAIIVGKTNMDEFAMGSSTENSAYQLTANPWDLERVPGGSSGGSAAAVAGGQVPIALGSDTGGSIRQPAALCGVVGMKPTYGLVSRYGLVAYASSLDQIGPFGRSVEDAARLLGAIAGYDPKDSTSLKVEIPDYAAALTGAGSIKGLRIGVIQETFGEGLDPVVEAAVNKAVQQLQELGAQTQVISCPQFRYGLPTYYVIAPSEASANLARYDGVKYGFRTDHPDNLLNMYTQTRAQGFGAEVKRRIMIGTYALSAGYYDAYYLKAQKVRTLIKQDFERAFEQVDILVCPTSPTTAFKAGEKTDDPLSMYLSDLMTIPVNLAGLPALSLPCGFDDQGLPIGLQMIANVLREDLLFSAAYAYEQATPWHEQTPQLD; this is translated from the coding sequence ATGCCATCGATTCGCGAGTTGCACGATCAACTCACTCGCAAAGAACGCTCTGCCGTTGAAATCACTCAAGCCACCCTGGATCGTATTCAAGCGTTAGAACCAAAGCTGCGGAGCTTTTTGTACATTACGGCTGAGCAGGCGTTAGAGCAGGCAAAACAGGTCGATGCCCAACTTGCCAACGGTGAAACGCTGGGACCGCTAACCGGAATTCCGGTCGCCGTGAAGGACAATATGTGTACCCAGGGCATTCCCACGACCTGTGGTTCTAAGATTCTGCAAAACTTTGTGCCACCCTACGAATCGACGGTGACAGCCCGGTTGAGAGCAGCGGGTGCCATCATTGTCGGCAAAACGAATATGGATGAGTTTGCCATGGGCAGTTCGACTGAAAACTCTGCCTACCAACTCACCGCCAATCCCTGGGATTTGGAGCGAGTGCCTGGAGGGTCTTCTGGGGGGTCAGCCGCCGCTGTTGCTGGAGGACAGGTACCGATCGCCCTGGGGTCGGATACAGGAGGCTCCATTCGCCAGCCCGCTGCTTTGTGTGGTGTCGTGGGGATGAAGCCCACCTATGGGTTAGTTTCTCGTTACGGTTTGGTTGCCTATGCTTCATCGCTGGATCAGATTGGTCCCTTTGGGCGATCGGTGGAGGATGCGGCTCGATTACTGGGAGCGATCGCGGGTTATGACCCTAAAGACTCGACCAGCCTCAAAGTAGAAATTCCTGATTATGCGGCTGCGCTGACGGGAGCAGGGTCGATCAAAGGTTTACGGATTGGGGTGATTCAGGAAACCTTTGGCGAAGGACTTGATCCCGTGGTTGAAGCTGCCGTTAATAAAGCGGTTCAACAATTGCAGGAATTAGGGGCACAAACTCAAGTCATTTCCTGTCCACAATTCCGGTATGGGTTACCAACCTACTATGTCATCGCGCCCTCGGAAGCATCTGCCAATCTGGCTCGCTATGACGGGGTGAAATATGGTTTTCGGACAGACCATCCGGATAACCTGCTGAATATGTACACTCAAACCCGTGCTCAAGGGTTTGGGGCTGAGGTCAAACGCCGCATCATGATTGGCACTTATGCGTTGTCGGCGGGCTACTACGATGCCTATTATCTGAAGGCTCAAAAAGTGCGAACGCTGATCAAGCAAGACTTTGAACGCGCCTTTGAGCAAGTAGATATTTTAGTGTGTCCGACATCGCCCACTACAGCCTTTAAGGCGGGTGAGAAGACCGACGACCCCCTCAGCATGTACCTCTCTGACCTGATGACCATTCCGGTGAACCTGGCAGGGCTTCCTGCGTTGAGTTTGCCTTGTGGCTTTGATGATCAGGGGTTGCCGATTGGGTTGCAGATGATTGCCAATGTCCTACGGGAGGATTTGTTGTTTTCAGCAGCGTATGCTTACGAGCAAGCAACCCCCTGGCATGAGCAAACACCGCAGTTGGATTAG
- a CDS encoding geranylgeranyl reductase family protein produces the protein MYDCIIVGAGPAGGTAAYHLAKRGRSVLILEKASLPRYKPCGGGVSPQVAQWFDFDFSPAISLKVNEIRYTWKMGDPVEAKLKTPEPIWMVRRDVFDHFLVQQAQKQGAELRDSTEVTGIEFQSSHWQVNTAHGSVTGRYLIAADGAKGPMAKWLGFKERKRRLGAALEAEAPAHVENPDVAHFEFGMVKNGYIWNFPKADGYSIGIGTFIGGQGQDFKSILSEYGTLFGVDIKTCQQYGHPLCLWDGNQKLHTQNALLAGEAACVVDPFTAEGIRPSIFSGMKAAEAIDAALGGDQNALEKYTETISHEWGSDMLWAQRIAGVFYRAPGIGYRVGIKRPSATERIGQILCGEMRYADVANRAIKRLTTGLLPGMGS, from the coding sequence ATGTACGACTGTATTATCGTAGGTGCTGGACCCGCAGGAGGCACAGCCGCCTATCACCTGGCAAAACGGGGACGCTCAGTCTTGATTCTAGAAAAGGCTTCTCTGCCTCGCTACAAACCCTGTGGAGGTGGCGTGTCTCCCCAGGTGGCACAGTGGTTTGATTTTGACTTCAGTCCTGCGATCTCTCTCAAAGTGAATGAAATTCGGTACACCTGGAAGATGGGTGACCCCGTAGAAGCAAAACTAAAAACTCCAGAACCGATCTGGATGGTAAGGCGGGATGTGTTTGATCATTTTTTAGTGCAACAGGCGCAGAAGCAAGGTGCAGAGTTGCGAGATAGCACCGAGGTTACTGGGATTGAGTTTCAGAGCAGTCATTGGCAAGTAAACACCGCTCACGGGTCTGTCACCGGACGCTATCTCATCGCGGCTGATGGTGCCAAAGGACCGATGGCAAAATGGTTGGGGTTTAAAGAGCGCAAACGCCGCTTAGGAGCAGCCCTCGAAGCCGAGGCTCCCGCTCATGTTGAAAATCCTGATGTTGCCCACTTTGAATTCGGCATGGTCAAAAACGGCTACATCTGGAATTTCCCAAAAGCAGATGGCTATTCCATTGGCATCGGTACCTTTATCGGCGGGCAAGGACAAGACTTTAAGAGCATTCTGAGCGAATATGGCACCCTATTCGGTGTTGATATCAAGACCTGTCAGCAATATGGACATCCCCTCTGCCTTTGGGATGGCAATCAGAAGTTACACACTCAAAATGCACTCCTGGCTGGAGAAGCTGCGTGTGTGGTTGATCCCTTTACCGCAGAAGGCATTCGTCCTTCCATTTTTAGTGGCATGAAAGCCGCAGAGGCGATCGATGCTGCTCTGGGTGGCGATCAAAATGCTCTTGAAAAATATACTGAAACTATCAGTCATGAATGGGGATCGGATATGCTCTGGGCACAACGCATTGCCGGGGTCTTTTATCGTGCCCCTGGAATCGGGTATCGAGTCGGTATCAAGCGTCCCTCTGCTACCGAGCGCATTGGTCAAATTCTCTGTGGGGAAATGCGCTATGCGGATGTTGCCAATCGCGCCATCAAACGGCTCACAACAGGGCTACTTCCTGGTATGGGCAGCTAA
- the rlmB gene encoding 23S rRNA (guanosine(2251)-2'-O)-methyltransferase RlmB: MAPKHRNSGSQNRPQRNGSSKAAAKRTGKRIITQPIRSEAEGDSEGDYPKRGRPPRSKYGKRGTDAPSKRGDRPNSREERSESKRSPQRSDRFTSPRLKGDREASKSKRFQRPAEVSPVSKSATSKSATSKKVIANPPAPEVQSIDPSLTDEADTDLVYGRHPVLSALESQRPLHRIWITSRLRYDPRFHTLLEQAKLNGAVIDEVEPRRLDQMTQGANHQGVAAQVSPYDYLELSELIQRAKAASDQPVLIAVDGITDPHNLGAIVRTAEAIGAQGLILPQRRTVGITSTVLKVAAGALETFPVARVVNLSRALEDLKKAGFWIYGAASTASQAAHAVKFNGSTALVIGSEGEGLSLLTQRNCDVLISVPLHGNTPSLNASVAAGMLLYEIYRQRWVNIVSLDALQNKG, encoded by the coding sequence ATGGCTCCAAAGCATCGAAACTCCGGTTCTCAAAATCGTCCACAGCGCAACGGTTCTTCCAAAGCGGCAGCTAAGCGGACAGGTAAGCGGATTATTACTCAACCGATTCGTTCTGAAGCTGAGGGTGACTCAGAGGGGGATTACCCCAAGCGAGGACGCCCCCCCCGTTCTAAATATGGCAAGCGGGGTACAGATGCCCCTAGCAAACGAGGCGATCGCCCCAATTCGCGTGAGGAGCGGTCAGAATCGAAGCGATCGCCCCAAAGGAGTGACCGCTTCACGTCTCCCCGGTTAAAGGGGGATCGAGAAGCATCTAAATCTAAGCGGTTTCAAAGACCTGCGGAAGTCTCTCCAGTATCTAAATCAGCCACGTCTAAATCAGCCACGTCTAAAAAAGTCATTGCCAATCCTCCTGCTCCAGAAGTTCAGTCTATCGATCCCTCATTGACGGATGAAGCTGATACCGATCTGGTCTACGGTCGGCATCCGGTTTTGAGTGCCCTGGAAAGCCAACGCCCTCTCCATCGCATCTGGATTACTTCTCGGTTGCGGTATGATCCCCGTTTTCACACGCTGTTAGAGCAAGCGAAACTCAACGGGGCTGTGATTGATGAGGTTGAGCCACGACGACTCGATCAAATGACACAAGGAGCGAACCATCAAGGCGTTGCGGCTCAGGTTTCGCCCTATGATTACCTGGAATTGAGTGAGTTGATTCAGCGGGCTAAAGCCGCCAGTGATCAGCCTGTATTAATTGCAGTCGATGGTATTACCGATCCCCATAATTTGGGGGCAATTGTGCGTACGGCAGAGGCGATCGGCGCACAGGGACTCATCCTTCCACAACGTCGCACCGTGGGGATCACGTCAACTGTGCTCAAAGTAGCCGCCGGAGCTTTAGAAACTTTTCCAGTTGCAAGGGTTGTCAATTTAAGTCGCGCCCTGGAAGATCTAAAGAAAGCTGGATTCTGGATTTATGGGGCTGCTTCTACGGCTAGTCAGGCAGCTCATGCCGTTAAGTTTAACGGCTCGACTGCGTTGGTCATTGGCTCTGAAGGAGAAGGCTTAAGTTTGTTGACTCAACGCAATTGTGATGTTTTGATCTCAGTGCCACTACACGGCAACACTCCCAGTCTCAATGCATCCGTAGCTGCTGGCATGTTGTTATACGAAATTTATCGTCAGCGTTGGGTGAATATTGTTTCTTTAGATGCTTTGCAAAATAAGGGGTAA
- a CDS encoding alpha/beta fold hydrolase — MSHHPALQLAVQIQGSGYPILCLHGHPGSGSSMSVFTRHLSDRFQTIAPDLRGYGQSRVSEEFEMATHLVDLEALLNRLHIRRCLVLGWSLGGILAMELALTLPERVSGLILVATAARPRGSHPPMSWQDNLHTGIASLVNRVYPSWQWNIDTFGKRSLYRYLIQQHTTVAYRYLADEALPAYLQTSAYAHRALNQALRSGYNRLEALATIQIPALVLAGECDRHITAQSSLETAQHLRNCQFKCYPQVAHLFPWEIPTQVLADIDQWIATQPDAVCPSHLFQ; from the coding sequence ATGTCTCATCATCCTGCCTTGCAACTGGCAGTTCAAATTCAGGGATCAGGGTATCCTATCCTCTGCCTGCACGGACATCCAGGCTCCGGAAGCAGCATGTCGGTTTTTACCAGACACCTGTCCGATCGCTTTCAAACTATTGCTCCTGACCTCAGAGGCTACGGGCAAAGCCGCGTTTCAGAGGAGTTTGAGATGGCAACCCATTTGGTGGACCTGGAAGCCTTACTCAATCGCCTCCACATCCGTCGTTGCCTGGTGCTGGGTTGGTCGCTCGGCGGTATCCTGGCAATGGAACTGGCACTTACGTTGCCAGAAAGAGTCAGTGGATTGATTCTTGTTGCCACCGCCGCACGACCCCGTGGCAGCCATCCCCCCATGTCCTGGCAAGATAATCTGCACACAGGCATCGCCTCCCTGGTCAATCGGGTCTACCCATCCTGGCAATGGAATATCGACACTTTTGGGAAGCGATCGCTCTACCGCTATCTGATTCAACAGCATACTACTGTCGCCTATCGATATCTGGCTGACGAGGCTCTGCCCGCCTACCTCCAGACATCTGCCTATGCTCACCGGGCACTTAACCAGGCTCTGAGGTCAGGCTATAACCGACTAGAGGCGTTAGCGACGATCCAAATTCCTGCGTTGGTTTTAGCAGGGGAGTGCGATCGCCACATCACCGCTCAATCTAGTCTAGAAACAGCCCAGCACCTCAGAAACTGTCAATTCAAGTGTTATCCACAGGTTGCCCACCTGTTTCCTTGGGAGATTCCAACCCAGGTTTTAGCAGATATAGACCAATGGATTGCCACTCAGCCCGACGCAGTTTGCCCCAGTCATTTGTTCCAATAA
- a CDS encoding DUF1816 domain-containing protein — protein MSEIWTSVLNTVGLAWWVEVITETPRCTYYFGPFSSGKEAEEAQGGYIEDLEQEGAQGIKVNVKRCKPSSLTIDDEVSQMNSRNGSRALSSQL, from the coding sequence ATGAGCGAAATTTGGACAAGCGTTCTTAATACGGTTGGGCTGGCTTGGTGGGTTGAGGTGATTACAGAAACCCCTCGGTGCACCTATTACTTTGGTCCATTCTCAAGTGGTAAGGAAGCTGAAGAGGCTCAAGGTGGTTATATTGAAGACCTTGAGCAGGAAGGGGCGCAGGGGATCAAGGTTAATGTTAAGCGGTGTAAGCCCAGCAGTTTAACCATTGATGACGAAGTGTCTCAGATGAATAGTCGCAATGGGTCGCGGGCTTTAAGCAGCCAACTGTAG
- the radC gene encoding RadC family protein produces the protein MTYSLRVADLPLTERPRERLMSQGAKSLATAELLAILLGTGQGPGKLSAVGLGQHILKQLSQHQRDPLSLLREITPQELTQIPGIGPAKATTIIAAIELGKRVFNARPSEKTVVDDPSVAVAALSDDLMWQSQERFAVLLLDIKHRLLGTQVITIGTATETLAHPRDIFREVIRQGAVRVIVAHNHPSGSVEPSPEDIALTKQLLSGAQILGIPLLDHLILGSGNYASLRQTTHLWTDFPQGD, from the coding sequence ATGACGTATAGCCTTCGAGTTGCCGATCTTCCTTTAACCGAGCGACCTCGTGAAAGGCTGATGAGTCAAGGCGCAAAAAGTTTAGCCACAGCTGAGCTACTCGCCATCCTATTAGGGACGGGTCAAGGACCCGGTAAACTCTCAGCGGTTGGTTTAGGACAGCACATCCTGAAACAACTTAGCCAACATCAACGTGATCCACTCAGCCTACTGCGCGAGATTACCCCTCAAGAGCTGACCCAAATTCCAGGAATTGGACCTGCCAAAGCGACGACCATCATTGCGGCGATCGAACTGGGTAAACGGGTCTTTAATGCGCGTCCCTCCGAAAAAACGGTAGTGGATGATCCGTCGGTTGCAGTTGCAGCTCTTAGTGATGACCTCATGTGGCAGTCGCAAGAGCGATTTGCGGTGCTCCTGCTGGATATCAAACATCGGCTCTTGGGGACTCAGGTGATCACCATTGGCACGGCTACGGAAACCCTGGCACATCCTCGTGACATTTTTCGAGAGGTGATCCGCCAGGGGGCAGTCCGAGTAATTGTGGCTCATAATCATCCTTCCGGCAGTGTTGAACCCAGCCCTGAAGACATCGCCTTAACCAAACAACTGTTGTCAGGTGCCCAAATTCTGGGAATTCCTCTCCTCGATCACCTGATTCTTGGCAGTGGTAATTACGCCAGTCTGCGTCAAACGACACATCTTTGGACTGATTTTCCTCAAGGTGATTGA